In Candidatus Protochlamydia phocaeensis, a single genomic region encodes these proteins:
- a CDS encoding DUF2127 domain-containing protein yields the protein MRLLEEKNIHRLFEISLIIKGFFALLEIIGGLVIFFISHQWLICTIYQLTQTEYVGNARNFMAHHLWHWAQNFSISAKHFAAFYLLSHGVVKMWLIIGLWRKKRGYYPIALFVFGWFIIYQLYRFTFTHSILLIFLTILDLVVIVLTWQEYRYLKVTGK from the coding sequence ATGAGACTATTGGAAGAGAAAAATATCCACCGTTTATTTGAGATTAGCCTGATTATCAAGGGATTTTTTGCCTTGCTTGAGATAATTGGTGGTTTAGTCATTTTTTTCATCTCTCATCAATGGCTTATTTGTACCATTTATCAGCTGACTCAAACCGAATATGTTGGAAATGCAAGAAATTTCATGGCACATCATCTCTGGCATTGGGCGCAAAATTTTTCTATTAGTGCCAAGCACTTTGCAGCCTTTTATTTGCTAAGTCATGGAGTAGTAAAAATGTGGTTGATCATTGGACTGTGGAGAAAAAAGCGGGGCTATTATCCTATCGCTCTCTTCGTTTTTGGATGGTTCATTATCTATCAGCTTTACCGATTTACCTTTACACACTCCATTCTATTAATCTTTCTAACCATTTTAGATTTAGTCGTCATTGTACTTACTTGGCAAGAATACCGATATTTAAAAGTAACGGGAAAATAA